Genomic window (Desulforapulum autotrophicum HRM2):
CTGCCATTATTAAAGAGCTTGAACACTTTGCTCCTGGGATTGTAAAAAGCTGCAGACATGCCATGGAGAAAGGGGTTCAGGATCTTGATTTTTTCAGGCTCGACAAAGATAGTTTTGCAGAATCTCCGTCTGACTCCATTGATTATGCCGTGATGGAGCACACCCAGAAGGGTGTGATGATTCCATTTGAGGCCGGATGGAACGATCTGGGTTCCTGGAACGCCCTTTGGAAAACCGGAATAAAGGATGACAATGCAAATGTCATCAAGGGAGATGTGCTGCTCTCGGATGTAAACAATTCATATTTCTTCGCCGAAAGCCGTCTTGTTACCGCAGTGGGCGTTGACGATCTGGTGGTGGTTGAGACAAAGGATGCAGTGCTCGTGGCGTCAAGGGAGAAGGTCAAGAATGTAAAAGCCCTTGTGGGCAAATTACGAGACCAGGGCAGAATTGAAGCCCTGGGCCACAGAAAGGTTTACAGACCCTGGGGGTGTTACGAGTCCGTGGATGACTCGGAAAGATTCCAGGTCAAACGGATCACGGTAAAACCGGGTGCAAAATTATCCCTGCAAAAACACTATCACAGGGCCGAGCACTGGACGGTTGTTTCAGGTACCGCCATCATCACCAAGGGCGAAGAAGAGTTTCTGCTCAAAGAGGACGAGTCTGTCTATATCCCCCTTGGGGTCATGCACCGGATGGAAAATCCAGGCAGGGTCCCCCTTGAACTCATTGAGGTCCAGTCCGGCACCTATCTTGGTGAGGATGATATTGTAAGGTTTGAGGATGTGTATGGAAGGCTTAAACATTGAGCTTATGTGTTTCCCGCTGTTTTAGACGTCCGGGGCCGATAAATAACAAAAAACATTGATAATTAATCTGTTGTTTAATAATCTGACAGGCATAGGGTTAATGTTAAGAATAAATACGGAGCAAATTCATGTCCCCAAAAAGCAGTGGTATTTTAAAAGGTCATTTTCTCATGGCTATACCTGGATTGCCTGATCCTAATTTTGCACAAACCGTGACCTGCATCTGTGAACACAATAAAACCGGTGCTCTCGGATTTATCATTAACCGGATACACCCCCTTCTGACCGGCCAGGAATTGTTTGAAGATCTTAAGATTACCTGCAACCAGGCCATTGATAAGATAGCTATTCACCTGGGCGGCCCGGTTCAACCAAGTGGTGTGTTTGTCCTCCACGGCCCTCCGTTTGACTGGCATGGATGCTTGAAAATCAACGACTGGCTCGGCTTGAGCAATACCCGGGATATCCTCGAAGCCGTTGCAAGACAGGAAGGTCCTGAAAATTTTATAGTTCTTCTTGGCTGCGCCGGCTGGGGCCCCCTCCAGTTGGACAATGAAATTAATGACAATGCATGGCTGACCATTCCAGTTTCCCAGGAGATACTCTTTAAAACCGACGTAAAGCTGAA
Coding sequences:
- a CDS encoding mannose-1-phosphate guanylyltransferase/mannose-6-phosphate isomerase produces the protein MITPVILAGGSGTRLWPLSRELYPKQMLCLTNDHTMLQNTLLRLKKLKSIEEPIIVCNEEHRFMAAEQLRQIEVKPFSILLEPVGRNTAPAICVAALQALAHEQDPVLLVLPADHVIENISNFHNAIERGESHAQKGDLVTFGIVPDSPETGYGYIKKGRPMGDVSQAFVLDSFFEKPDLETAQGYMDSGDFCWNSGMFMFKASAIIKELEHFAPGIVKSCRHAMEKGVQDLDFFRLDKDSFAESPSDSIDYAVMEHTQKGVMIPFEAGWNDLGSWNALWKTGIKDDNANVIKGDVLLSDVNNSYFFAESRLVTAVGVDDLVVVETKDAVLVASREKVKNVKALVGKLRDQGRIEALGHRKVYRPWGCYESVDDSERFQVKRITVKPGAKLSLQKHYHRAEHWTVVSGTAIITKGEEEFLLKEDESVYIPLGVMHRMENPGRVPLELIEVQSGTYLGEDDIVRFEDVYGRLKH
- a CDS encoding YqgE/AlgH family protein, which codes for MSPKSSGILKGHFLMAIPGLPDPNFAQTVTCICEHNKTGALGFIINRIHPLLTGQELFEDLKITCNQAIDKIAIHLGGPVQPSGVFVLHGPPFDWHGCLKINDWLGLSNTRDILEAVARQEGPENFIVLLGCAGWGPLQLDNEINDNAWLTIPVSQEILFKTDVKLKWEMTMMQMGIVSDNHSDNSGKA